The following are from one region of the Mesorhizobium sp. B2-8-5 genome:
- a CDS encoding aspartate/glutamate racemase family protein produces MSADLAAAPLAASGPVGPMPVDLGVLPSEIDGGLASRAAIGLAILATDQTLEHEFRALVRIPGVAFYEARLFNDNDITPETLRAMGPRIAPTVDLILPSIPLDVVGFGCTSATMTLGEEAVFAEIRKARQGVACTTPVTGALAAFKALGAKGIGLLTPYAPEINQGLVRYFTGRGLDIAAVATFDRRDDREAARISLASIEAAAERMAEVPGVEAIFISCTSLRVAEAVADLERRIGIPVTSSNHAMAWHCLRLAGIDDVVPAGGRLFALKTV; encoded by the coding sequence ATGTCCGCCGATCTCGCCGCCGCGCCGCTTGCCGCTTCAGGGCCTGTCGGTCCCATGCCAGTCGATCTGGGTGTGCTGCCATCGGAGATCGACGGCGGCCTCGCCTCACGCGCGGCGATCGGGCTGGCGATCCTCGCCACCGATCAGACGCTGGAGCATGAATTCCGCGCGCTGGTGCGCATTCCGGGCGTCGCCTTCTACGAGGCGCGTCTGTTCAACGACAACGACATCACGCCGGAAACGCTGCGCGCCATGGGCCCGCGCATCGCGCCCACCGTCGACCTCATCCTGCCCAGCATCCCGCTCGACGTCGTCGGCTTCGGCTGCACCTCGGCCACCATGACGCTCGGCGAGGAAGCCGTCTTCGCCGAGATCAGGAAGGCGCGGCAGGGCGTCGCCTGCACCACGCCGGTCACCGGCGCCTTGGCCGCCTTCAAAGCATTGGGTGCCAAGGGCATCGGTCTGCTGACGCCCTATGCGCCCGAGATCAACCAGGGCCTGGTCCGCTATTTCACCGGACGCGGCCTCGACATCGCGGCCGTCGCCACCTTCGACCGCCGTGACGACCGCGAGGCGGCCCGCATCTCGCTCGCCTCGATCGAGGCGGCGGCCGAACGCATGGCTGAAGTGCCGGGGGTGGAGGCGATCTTCATCTCCTGCACCAGCCTGCGCGTCGCCGAGGCGGTCGCCGATCTGGAGCGGCGCATCGGCATTCCCGTCACGTCCTCCAATCACGCCATGGCCTGGCACTGCCTGCGGCTTGCCGGCATCGACGACGTCGTGCCGGCCGGCGGCCGGTTGTTTGCGCTGAAAACCGTTTGA
- a CDS encoding D-amino acid dehydrogenase, with translation MRVTVLGGGVVGVTTAYQLQKDGHEVVILERQPQVAAETSWGNAGMIAPGHSFVWSSPKAPMILLKSLVLKDQALRFRLSADPRLYSWSWLFLMECTAEKAKRNTLLKHRLAVYSQSVLQEVVADEAIEYDRNDRGILYFYRSQQALDKGVEHMRLLESDGQLIKVLDRDAIVALDPSLASAREKIAGGIHCPTDETGDPAKFTRALAAKVAERGGEIRTGTTITGIETSGDGVVQVTTDKGAVKGDAYVLALGSYSPLIASTVGISLPIYPIKGYSLTIPVGNRPAPPTIAAIDEHNLVAVSRFGDRLRVTATAEFAGYDTSHKPADFAFMKGVTAELYPEGADYDRAEMWAGLRPMTPNNLPEFGQRRLRNLYLNTGHGHIGWTMSHGSARITADLIAGRKPAISMDGLLN, from the coding sequence ATGCGCGTGACCGTGTTGGGTGGCGGCGTTGTCGGCGTCACCACCGCTTATCAGCTGCAGAAGGACGGGCACGAGGTCGTCATCCTCGAGCGCCAGCCTCAGGTCGCCGCCGAGACGAGCTGGGGCAATGCCGGCATGATCGCGCCGGGGCACTCCTTCGTCTGGTCCTCGCCCAAGGCGCCGATGATCCTCTTGAAATCGCTGGTGCTGAAGGACCAGGCGCTGCGCTTCAGGCTTTCTGCCGACCCCCGACTCTACTCTTGGTCCTGGCTGTTCCTGATGGAATGCACGGCGGAAAAGGCCAAGCGTAACACGCTGCTCAAGCATCGGCTGGCCGTCTATTCGCAATCGGTCCTGCAAGAGGTCGTCGCCGACGAGGCGATCGAATACGACCGCAACGATCGCGGCATCCTTTATTTCTATCGCAGCCAGCAGGCGCTCGACAAAGGCGTCGAGCATATGCGGCTGCTCGAATCCGACGGCCAGCTGATCAAGGTGCTCGATCGCGACGCCATCGTCGCGCTCGATCCGTCGCTGGCTTCGGCCAGGGAAAAAATCGCCGGTGGCATCCATTGCCCGACCGACGAGACCGGCGACCCGGCGAAATTCACCCGCGCGCTTGCCGCCAAGGTGGCCGAGCGCGGCGGCGAGATCCGCACCGGCACCACCATCACCGGCATCGAGACATCCGGCGACGGCGTAGTCCAGGTGACGACCGACAAGGGCGCGGTCAAGGGCGACGCCTATGTGCTGGCGCTCGGCTCCTACAGTCCGCTGATCGCCAGCACGGTAGGCATCAGCCTGCCGATCTACCCGATCAAGGGCTATTCGCTGACCATTCCGGTCGGCAACCGCCCGGCGCCGCCGACCATCGCCGCCATCGACGAGCACAACCTGGTCGCCGTGTCGCGCTTCGGTGACCGGCTGCGCGTCACCGCCACCGCCGAGTTCGCCGGCTACGACACCAGCCACAAGCCGGCCGATTTCGCCTTCATGAAGGGCGTGACCGCGGAGCTTTATCCCGAAGGCGCCGACTACGACCGCGCCGAGATGTGGGCGGGCTTGCGGCCCATGACGCCCAACAATTTGCCCGAATTCGGCCAGCGGCGCCTGCGCAACCTCTATCTCAACACCGGGCACGGCCATATCGGCTGGACCATGTCGCATGGCTCGGCCCGCATCACCGCCGACCTGATCGCCGGCCGCAAGCCGGCCATTTCGATGGATGGACTTTTGAACTGA
- a CDS encoding DUF6977 family protein — protein sequence MAERPVFIPATEQEGYVRQLDFEIPWAGGFAEIQKKKNIRSLHEAAKKAGYAPLLEVSSKSDEVAGRHLSAFHLRVMTSVGEMPLENAFQGSKVFERGGPYTDLYEVEPRNAKRDPRLRESGALVGFKFDGFDFPLEPTTVFYDWLYLNAIFPHRVWLKNRVDGEMRYAGFTDIEFNPSKSVNCQAKTCALFVVLMRENKLERYLKTPEGFIAAMAAHSLRPTEHQPHLKQARLRVG from the coding sequence ATGGCTGAGAGACCAGTCTTTATTCCTGCGACCGAGCAGGAAGGCTACGTCAGGCAATTGGATTTCGAAATTCCGTGGGCTGGTGGCTTCGCTGAAATTCAAAAAAAGAAGAATATCCGGTCATTGCACGAGGCCGCCAAGAAAGCTGGATACGCGCCGTTGCTAGAAGTGTCTAGCAAGTCTGATGAAGTAGCCGGCCGCCATCTTAGCGCTTTTCATCTGCGCGTGATGACCAGCGTCGGCGAGATGCCCCTGGAGAACGCCTTTCAGGGAAGTAAGGTATTCGAGCGCGGCGGGCCGTACACCGATCTGTACGAGGTCGAGCCACGCAATGCTAAGCGCGATCCGCGACTTCGCGAGTCCGGCGCGCTGGTGGGTTTCAAATTCGACGGCTTCGATTTCCCATTGGAACCTACGACCGTGTTCTACGATTGGCTCTATCTCAACGCCATCTTCCCGCACCGTGTATGGCTCAAAAATCGAGTGGACGGCGAAATGCGGTATGCCGGGTTCACGGACATAGAGTTCAACCCTAGCAAATCGGTCAATTGTCAGGCGAAAACGTGCGCTTTATTCGTAGTGCTAATGAGGGAGAACAAGCTGGAGCGCTACCTGAAAACGCCCGAGGGTTTCATCGCTGCGATGGCTGCTCATTCGCTTCGGCCGACTGAGCATCAACCTCATTTGAAGCAAGCCAGACTTAGGGTCGGGTAA
- a CDS encoding DarT ssDNA thymidine ADP-ribosyltransferase family protein, translated as MAIDTLEKVPLLYHFTDRRNLPMIKEMGGLYPLAQLDQKKVKVPAPGGNEWSRDADALKGMGNYVHLCFRSTHPMEYVARQGGRITDTIFLQIHPSVMQFTGVRFTNDVANKAGVESVPIGEADPLIDFEVLYTRTDWKDPTIKARLTQAEKYEVLVPHVISLGLIRNI; from the coding sequence ATGGCAATCGACACTCTTGAAAAGGTACCGCTGCTCTATCACTTCACTGATCGAAGGAACCTCCCGATGATTAAAGAAATGGGAGGACTCTATCCACTCGCACAGCTTGACCAGAAGAAGGTTAAGGTTCCGGCACCGGGCGGCAATGAATGGAGCCGAGACGCGGACGCGTTGAAGGGAATGGGCAACTACGTCCACCTTTGCTTTCGCAGTACCCATCCAATGGAGTACGTTGCCAGGCAGGGTGGCAGGATCACGGACACGATCTTTCTGCAAATACACCCCTCGGTGATGCAGTTCACGGGTGTCCGTTTCACCAACGATGTTGCGAACAAAGCTGGCGTCGAATCGGTTCCCATCGGAGAGGCTGACCCGCTAATCGATTTCGAGGTACTTTACACTCGCACAGACTGGAAGGACCCGACAATTAAGGCACGTCTCACACAGGCGGAGAAATATGAGGTGTTGGTCCCCCATGTCATTTCGCTCGGCTTAATAAGGAACATTTAA
- a CDS encoding cystathionine gamma-synthase: protein MTSTGKNRLAFSTRAIHGGQSHDPLTGAVMVPIYATSTYGQQSPGVHKGFEYARSQNPTRFAFERAVADLESGSKAFAFASGLAAIGTVLELLDSGAHIVATDDIYGGSFRLMERVRKRSAGLQVSFADFTDLAAVEAAIRPETKLLWVETPTNPLLRIVDLEAVAALAKRKGLLTIADNTFCSPYIQRPLELGIDIVVHSTTKYLNGHSDMVGGVAVVGDNKDLADQLKFLQNAIGAISGPFDSFLALRGIKTLALRMERHSANGLKIAQWLETRKDIRRVIYPGLASHPQHSIAVQQMHAFGGMISVDLDRDLAGTKRFLERTQLFTLAESLGGVESLIEHPALMTHGSIPAEKRGAIGISDSLVRLSCGIEDGDDLVADLDQALGG from the coding sequence ATGACCTCGACCGGCAAGAACCGCCTGGCCTTTTCCACCCGCGCCATTCATGGCGGCCAGAGCCATGATCCGCTGACCGGCGCGGTGATGGTGCCGATCTACGCCACCTCCACTTACGGCCAGCAGTCGCCCGGGGTGCACAAGGGTTTTGAGTACGCCCGCAGCCAGAACCCGACGCGCTTCGCCTTCGAGCGCGCGGTCGCCGACCTCGAGAGCGGCAGCAAGGCTTTCGCCTTCGCCTCCGGCCTGGCCGCGATCGGCACCGTGCTGGAGCTCCTCGATTCCGGCGCCCATATCGTCGCCACCGACGACATCTATGGCGGCTCCTTCCGCCTGATGGAGCGGGTGCGCAAGCGCTCGGCAGGCCTGCAGGTGAGCTTTGCCGATTTCACCGACCTTGCCGCGGTCGAGGCGGCGATCCGTCCGGAGACCAAGCTGCTCTGGGTCGAGACGCCGACCAACCCGCTGCTGCGCATCGTGGATCTCGAAGCGGTGGCGGCGCTGGCGAAGCGCAAAGGCCTGCTCACCATCGCCGACAACACGTTTTGCAGCCCCTATATCCAGCGTCCGCTGGAGCTCGGCATCGACATCGTCGTGCATTCCACGACGAAATATTTGAACGGCCATTCCGACATGGTCGGCGGCGTGGCGGTGGTCGGCGACAACAAGGATCTCGCCGACCAGCTGAAATTCCTGCAGAACGCCATCGGCGCCATCTCCGGCCCGTTCGACAGCTTTCTGGCCTTGCGCGGCATCAAGACCCTGGCGCTCAGGATGGAGCGTCACTCGGCCAACGGCCTGAAAATAGCGCAATGGCTGGAAACGCGAAAAGATATCCGCCGGGTCATCTATCCCGGCCTCGCCAGCCACCCGCAGCACTCCATCGCCGTCCAGCAGATGCATGCCTTTGGCGGCATGATCTCGGTCGACCTCGACCGCGACCTGGCCGGCACCAAACGCTTCCTCGAACGCACGCAGCTCTTCACGCTCGCCGAAAGCCTGGGCGGCGTCGAGAGCCTGATCGAGCACCCGGCGCTGATGACGCATGGCTCGATCCCGGCGGAAAAGCGCGGCGCCATCGGGATATCGGATTCGCTGGTGCGGCTGTCCTGCGGCATCGAGGACGGCGATGATCTGGTCGCGGACCTGGATCAGGCGTTGGGAGGATAG
- a CDS encoding pyridoxal-phosphate dependent enzyme produces MSEQRQPAAGGVDANLSRLRPPYASVLDLIGQTPVVELTKFDTGKCRLFIKLESQNPGGSIKDRIALSMIAAAEKSGVLKRGGTIVEATAGNTGLGLAQVGIPKGYRIVLVVPDKMSREKIQHLRALGAEVRMTRSDVGKGHPEYYQDMAEKIAAELPGAFYANQFANPANPLAHETTTGPEILSQLEGDVDAVVVGVGSGGTLTGLGRYFAKHSPKTEMVLADPVGSVLAPLIKTGKMEEAGSWTVEGIGEDFVPPNADLSLVKKAYSIPDKQSMLAVRDLLSREGILAGSSSGTLLSAALRYCREQTVPKRVATFVCDSGNKYLSKVFDDIWLAEQGLADQEQHGDLRDLVMRSPRTGDIVTVGPEETLLNAYGRMRRSDVSQLPVLDEGRLVGIVDESDILAKVDGPYDGRWDRFNGPVRSAMTSNLHTLQASQTLDTLLPVFDRNEVAIVFDGEEFIGLITRIDLINHLRRRAK; encoded by the coding sequence ATGAGCGAGCAGAGACAACCGGCGGCCGGCGGCGTGGACGCCAATCTGTCGAGATTGCGTCCGCCTTATGCCTCAGTGCTCGACCTGATCGGCCAGACGCCGGTCGTCGAGCTGACCAAATTCGACACCGGCAAGTGCCGGCTGTTCATCAAGCTCGAAAGCCAGAATCCCGGCGGCTCGATCAAGGACCGCATCGCGCTGTCGATGATCGCGGCGGCCGAGAAATCGGGCGTGCTGAAGCGTGGCGGCACCATCGTCGAAGCGACCGCCGGCAACACCGGCCTCGGCCTTGCCCAGGTCGGCATCCCGAAAGGCTACCGCATCGTCCTCGTCGTGCCCGACAAGATGTCGCGCGAAAAAATCCAGCATCTGCGCGCGCTCGGCGCCGAGGTGCGCATGACCCGCTCCGACGTCGGCAAGGGCCATCCCGAATATTACCAGGACATGGCCGAGAAGATCGCCGCCGAACTGCCCGGCGCCTTCTATGCCAACCAGTTCGCCAATCCCGCCAATCCGCTGGCGCATGAGACGACGACCGGACCGGAAATCCTTTCGCAGCTCGAAGGCGACGTCGACGCGGTGGTCGTCGGCGTCGGCTCCGGCGGCACGCTGACCGGCCTCGGCCGCTATTTTGCGAAACACTCGCCGAAGACCGAGATGGTGCTCGCCGATCCGGTTGGATCGGTGCTGGCGCCGCTGATCAAGACCGGCAAGATGGAAGAGGCCGGAAGCTGGACGGTCGAAGGCATCGGTGAGGATTTCGTGCCGCCCAATGCCGACCTGTCGCTGGTGAAAAAGGCCTATTCCATTCCCGACAAACAAAGCATGCTGGCGGTGCGCGATCTGTTGTCGCGCGAAGGCATCCTGGCCGGCTCGTCCTCCGGCACGCTGTTGTCGGCGGCACTTCGCTACTGCCGCGAGCAGACGGTGCCGAAGCGAGTCGCCACCTTCGTCTGCGATAGCGGCAACAAATACCTGTCGAAAGTCTTCGACGACATCTGGCTGGCCGAGCAGGGCCTCGCCGACCAGGAACAGCATGGCGATTTGCGCGACCTGGTCATGCGCTCGCCGCGCACCGGCGACATTGTGACCGTTGGTCCGGAAGAAACCCTGCTCAACGCTTATGGCCGCATGCGCCGCTCCGACGTCTCGCAGCTGCCGGTGCTGGACGAAGGCAGGCTGGTCGGCATCGTCGACGAGAGCGATATTTTAGCCAAGGTCGACGGCCCCTATGACGGTCGCTGGGACCGCTTCAACGGCCCGGTGCGATCGGCCATGACCTCCAACCTGCACACGCTGCAGGCCAGCCAGACGCTCGACACGCTGCTGCCGGTCTTCGACCGCAACGAGGTCGCCATCGTCTTCGATGGCGAAGAGTTCATCGGCCTGATAACCCGTATCGACCTGATCAACCATCTGAGGCGCCGCGCAAAATGA
- a CDS encoding FAD/NAD(P)-binding protein has translation MVGRANSIIIVGGGASGVVLAAHLLKSPNPDLRVTLIEKRPHFGQGMAYSTLLSAHVLNVNASGMSGYADDPTHFARWVLERGLARPDQGPFYAPRSLYARYLQELLDGLVERERDTGRLRLIREESLSIAPTASGVEVALANGTSVVAHLAVLATGHDEQPGAFQGHAVRMGTEADTTLDPQAQVLLLGTGLSMVDAFLSLEQRGHRGAIVAVSRRGLLPSPHRKGNPIKLDIADIPLGTELSYFVGWFRNLIRETQKAGGDWRDVVDGLRPFNQTIWQNWPSSAKRRFVEHTKAWWDIHRHRMAPEIYARVTEAVRSGRIRLVAGRVVNVEANGGFAVKIQPRGTQDVETLDVARIYDCMGIARDISRTSNGVVRSLVERGVARPDPLRLGLDVTAKCELIAADGTVSSKLLAVGPLTRGTFFEIDAIPDIRVQCAKLSKQLLG, from the coding sequence ATGGTTGGACGCGCCAATTCCATCATTATTGTCGGCGGCGGCGCCAGCGGCGTCGTGCTGGCCGCGCATCTGTTGAAATCGCCCAATCCGGACCTGCGCGTCACCTTGATCGAGAAGCGGCCGCATTTCGGCCAGGGCATGGCCTATTCGACGCTGCTTTCGGCGCATGTGCTCAACGTCAACGCCTCCGGCATGAGCGGCTATGCCGACGACCCGACGCATTTCGCGCGCTGGGTGCTGGAACGCGGCCTCGCCAGGCCGGACCAGGGGCCGTTCTATGCGCCGCGCAGCCTCTATGCCCGCTATCTGCAGGAATTGCTCGACGGCCTCGTGGAGCGCGAGCGCGACACCGGCCGGCTCAGGCTGATCCGCGAGGAGAGCCTGTCGATCGCGCCGACCGCGTCGGGCGTCGAGGTGGCCTTGGCCAACGGCACCAGCGTCGTCGCGCATCTTGCCGTCCTGGCCACCGGTCACGACGAGCAGCCCGGCGCCTTCCAGGGCCACGCCGTCCGGATGGGGACGGAGGCCGACACCACGCTCGATCCGCAAGCCCAGGTGCTGCTGCTCGGCACCGGCCTGAGCATGGTCGACGCGTTTCTCTCGCTGGAACAGCGCGGCCATCGCGGCGCCATCGTCGCGGTGTCGCGGCGCGGGCTGCTGCCGTCGCCGCACCGCAAGGGCAATCCGATCAAGCTCGATATCGCCGACATTCCGCTCGGCACGGAGCTTTCCTATTTCGTCGGCTGGTTCCGCAATCTGATCCGCGAGACCCAGAAGGCCGGCGGCGACTGGCGCGACGTCGTCGATGGCCTGAGGCCGTTCAACCAGACGATCTGGCAGAATTGGCCATCCTCGGCCAAACGCCGCTTCGTCGAGCACACCAAGGCCTGGTGGGACATCCACCGCCACCGCATGGCGCCGGAAATCTACGCGCGCGTCACCGAGGCGGTCAGGTCGGGCCGCATCCGCCTCGTCGCCGGAAGGGTCGTGAACGTCGAGGCGAACGGTGGCTTCGCCGTGAAAATCCAGCCGCGCGGCACGCAGGATGTCGAGACCCTGGATGTCGCCCGCATCTATGATTGCATGGGCATCGCCCGCGATATTTCGAGAACGTCGAACGGCGTCGTGCGCTCGCTGGTCGAGCGCGGCGTGGCGCGGCCCGATCCGCTGCGCCTCGGCCTCGATGTCACCGCCAAATGCGAGCTGATCGCGGCCGACGGCACGGTGTCGTCGAAGCTGCTCGCCGTCGGGCCGCTGACACGCGGCACCTTCTTCGAGATCGACGCCATTCCCGACATCCGCGTGCAATGCGCGAAGCTGAGCAAGCAATTGCTGGGGTGA
- a CDS encoding septal ring lytic transglycosylase RlpA family protein has translation MKKTNQTALVAVTIAAGLMAGASSASSAAAQCGRASWYALHSRTASGERMNPSALTAAHRSLPFGTKLRVTNKNNGRSVVVRINDRGPFVKGRMLDLSRGAAGQLGFIGSGHTAVCMARV, from the coding sequence ATGAAGAAAACCAACCAGACCGCGCTTGTCGCGGTAACGATCGCGGCTGGCCTGATGGCCGGCGCCTCTTCCGCCTCCTCCGCCGCCGCGCAGTGCGGCCGCGCTTCCTGGTATGCGCTGCATTCCAGAACCGCCTCGGGGGAACGCATGAACCCCTCGGCACTGACTGCCGCCCATCGCTCCTTGCCCTTCGGCACCAAGCTCAGGGTCACCAACAAGAACAACGGCCGCAGCGTCGTCGTGCGCATCAACGATCGCGGTCCGTTCGTGAAGGGACGCATGCTCGATCTCTCCCGCGGCGCCGCCGGCCAGCTGGGCTTCATCGGTTCGGGCCATACCGCCGTCTGCATGGCGCGCGTCTGA
- a CDS encoding polyhydroxyalkanoate depolymerase, translating to MFYQLYEMNHAALQPARLYADAVRLFYSNPLNPISHTPFGRSVAATAELFERTTRRYGKPQFGLDKTVVDWKSVAVAEKTVWSKPFCNLIRFERALPAGRKPDPKLLIVAPMSGHYATLLRGTVEAMLPYADVHITDWVDARMVPAAQGSFDLDDYIDYVIEMFHALGPDTHVMAVCQPSVPVLAAVALMEKRGDPFVPATMTLMGGPVDTRRNPTAVNLLAKEKGIDWFRDNVVMQAPWPVPGFGRLVYPGFLQLSGFMSMNLDRHIIAHKDFFMHLVKHDGDSAEKHRDFYDEYLAVMDLTAEFYLQTVDTVFVRHALPKGEMTHRGEPVDPKAIRNVALLTIEGENDDISGLGQTQAAHDLCVNIPADKHVHYMQPAVGHYGVFNGSRFRSEIVPRIADFISSYGRQQRVAVRPKLVRSAKS from the coding sequence ATGTTCTACCAGCTCTATGAAATGAACCATGCGGCGCTGCAGCCGGCTCGCCTCTATGCCGACGCGGTACGGCTCTTCTACTCCAACCCGCTCAATCCGATTTCCCACACCCCCTTCGGCCGCTCGGTCGCGGCGACCGCGGAGCTCTTCGAGCGGACCACCCGCCGCTACGGCAAGCCGCAATTCGGCCTGGACAAGACCGTGGTCGACTGGAAAAGCGTCGCCGTCGCGGAAAAGACGGTCTGGTCGAAGCCGTTCTGCAACCTGATCCGTTTCGAGCGCGCGCTGCCCGCCGGCCGCAAGCCGGACCCCAAGCTTTTGATCGTGGCGCCGATGTCTGGCCATTACGCGACGCTGCTGCGCGGCACGGTCGAGGCGATGCTGCCCTATGCCGACGTGCACATCACCGACTGGGTCGATGCCCGAATGGTACCGGCGGCGCAAGGCAGCTTCGATCTCGACGACTACATCGACTATGTCATCGAGATGTTCCACGCGCTCGGCCCCGACACGCATGTGATGGCCGTGTGCCAGCCTTCGGTGCCGGTGCTGGCGGCGGTGGCGCTGATGGAAAAGCGCGGCGATCCCTTCGTGCCCGCCACCATGACGTTGATGGGCGGCCCGGTCGACACGCGCCGCAACCCGACCGCGGTCAATCTTCTGGCCAAGGAAAAGGGCATCGACTGGTTCCGCGACAATGTCGTGATGCAGGCGCCCTGGCCGGTGCCGGGCTTCGGCCGCCTGGTCTATCCGGGCTTCCTGCAGCTCTCGGGCTTCATGAGCATGAATCTCGACCGCCACATCATCGCGCACAAGGATTTCTTCATGCACCTTGTGAAGCATGACGGCGACAGCGCCGAAAAGCACCGCGACTTCTATGACGAATATCTGGCGGTGATGGACCTGACGGCGGAATTCTACCTGCAGACGGTCGACACCGTGTTCGTGCGCCATGCTCTGCCGAAAGGCGAGATGACGCATCGCGGCGAGCCGGTCGATCCGAAGGCGATCCGCAACGTGGCGCTGCTCACCATCGAGGGCGAAAACGACGACATTTCCGGGCTCGGCCAGACCCAGGCCGCGCATGATCTGTGTGTCAACATTCCCGCCGACAAGCATGTCCATTACATGCAGCCGGCCGTCGGCCATTACGGCGTCTTCAACGGCTCGCGCTTCCGCTCCGAGATCGTGCCGCGCATCGCCGACTTCATCTCCAGCTATGGCCGCCAGCAGCGGGTGGCGGTGAGGCCGAAGCTGGTCCGTTCAGCCAAAAGCTGA
- a CDS encoding transglutaminase-like cysteine peptidase produces MTSSAMTRILRLCGVAGLTISAHWAVPAWAAGAMATGGLTSQPIGHYDFCKSHPNECNIRPANLDPARMTDGLWRRLTSVSAKVNAAVKPLSDLDHYGKDEVWAYPDDGYGDCEDYVLEKRRQLYRMGMSLADLLITVVRKQDGEGHSVLTVRTDKGDYVLDNLTDKVKAWDATGYRFLKRQAIDNTGRWVSIRDGQAVLVGSVQ; encoded by the coding sequence ATGACTTCCTCAGCGATGACGCGGATTCTGCGTTTGTGTGGGGTCGCAGGGCTGACGATCTCTGCGCATTGGGCCGTGCCTGCCTGGGCGGCGGGCGCGATGGCCACGGGCGGGCTGACCTCGCAGCCGATCGGCCACTATGATTTCTGCAAATCGCATCCGAACGAATGCAACATCCGCCCGGCCAATCTCGATCCGGCCAGGATGACCGACGGTCTGTGGCGCCGGCTGACCAGCGTGAGCGCCAAGGTCAACGCCGCCGTCAAGCCGTTGAGCGATCTCGATCACTACGGCAAGGACGAAGTCTGGGCCTATCCGGACGACGGCTATGGCGACTGCGAGGACTATGTGCTGGAAAAGCGTCGCCAGCTCTACCGCATGGGCATGTCGCTCGCCGATCTTCTGATCACCGTCGTACGCAAGCAGGACGGGGAAGGCCATTCGGTGCTGACGGTGCGCACCGACAAGGGCGACTACGTGCTCGACAACCTGACCGACAAGGTCAAAGCCTGGGACGCGACCGGCTACCGCTTCCTCAAGCGCCAGGCGATCGACAACACCGGACGCTGGGTCTCGATCCGCGACGGCCAGGCGGTGCTGGTCGGCTCGGTGCAGTAG
- a CDS encoding IS110 family transposase has product MIAQNYVGCDISKQWLDFFDETSGRLRRIDNQADAIAAYVAGLDPSRDFVVMEATGVHDRLLRHALAKAGVPFSRHNPAHTHHYAKSTRRRAKTDPLDARMLSDYGRRYQPEAEPAPREEVERLQSLARYRDQLVEMRATAKKHLAEAFNEIVIADLEETIAYLDTRIKAIESQIAEVIRQAEDTARDYTLMVSVPGVSKVGAFSLLALLPELGQRSPKAIAALVGLAPFDNKSGKLNRRSQIQGGRSRVRRALYMAALTAIRTCERFKTFYSALAARSGSKKLAIIAVARKLLVVLNAIMRDKTAFA; this is encoded by the coding sequence ATGATAGCCCAGAACTATGTCGGCTGCGACATCTCAAAGCAGTGGCTCGATTTTTTTGATGAGACAAGTGGCCGTCTTCGGCGCATCGACAACCAGGCCGACGCGATCGCGGCGTATGTGGCGGGCCTTGATCCCAGTCGGGACTTCGTCGTCATGGAGGCGACGGGCGTCCATGACCGGCTTCTGCGCCATGCGCTGGCCAAGGCCGGCGTGCCGTTCTCGCGGCACAACCCAGCGCATACCCACCACTATGCGAAGTCGACGAGACGGCGGGCCAAGACCGATCCTCTCGACGCCAGGATGCTGAGCGACTACGGCCGTCGCTATCAGCCTGAGGCCGAGCCGGCGCCGCGCGAAGAAGTCGAGCGGCTTCAATCGCTTGCCCGCTACCGCGATCAACTGGTCGAGATGCGGGCAACGGCGAAGAAGCACCTCGCCGAGGCCTTCAATGAGATCGTCATTGCCGATCTGGAAGAAACGATCGCCTACCTCGACACGCGCATCAAGGCGATCGAGAGCCAGATTGCCGAAGTCATTCGTCAAGCCGAGGACACCGCCCGCGATTACACGCTCATGGTCTCCGTGCCCGGTGTCTCCAAGGTCGGCGCATTCTCGCTGCTGGCGCTTCTGCCCGAGCTCGGCCAGCGCTCACCCAAGGCGATCGCGGCACTGGTCGGCCTGGCCCCGTTCGACAACAAAAGCGGCAAGCTCAACCGCAGGAGCCAGATCCAGGGCGGGCGATCACGCGTGCGCCGCGCTCTCTACATGGCAGCCCTCACCGCCATTCGAACCTGTGAGCGCTTCAAGACCTTCTACAGCGCACTTGCTGCCCGCTCCGGCTCCAAGAAGCTCGCCATCATCGCCGTCGCAAGGAAGCTCCTGGTCGTCCTCAACGCCATCATGCGCGACAAAACCGCATTCGCATGA